In Candidatus Amarolinea dominans, a single window of DNA contains:
- a CDS encoding prephenate dehydrogenase, with product MADTPVIENATTFRRRSVAIVGLGLMGGSLALALKAAGHQGRLIGIARRPQTLHTAQALGAIDDADSDLSAVSAADLVILATPVRTLLRQIPEVTQHMQPGALLLDLGSTKQTVCAALALTPPALQVLGGHPMCGKETSGLEVAEATLYQDKTFVLCPLSRTSPTSLATGLALIEALGARPLVMEPARHDRLVATISHLPYLLAAALVNLTSQVGADDAEVWQVAASGFRDTSRLAGSDPAMMLDILLTNRPAVRAALAAFRQELEQLDAWLADDDETALLHRLQAAQAQRLAFARGQVVSGGQV from the coding sequence ATGGCTGACACGCCTGTCATAGAGAACGCAACGACTTTTCGCCGCCGATCGGTCGCCATCGTGGGCCTGGGCCTGATGGGCGGCTCCCTGGCGCTGGCCCTCAAGGCTGCAGGGCACCAGGGCCGCCTCATCGGCATTGCCCGGCGGCCGCAGACGCTGCACACGGCGCAGGCGCTCGGCGCCATTGATGACGCCGACAGCGATCTGTCAGCGGTTAGTGCGGCCGACCTGGTGATTCTGGCGACGCCGGTGCGCACCTTACTGCGCCAAATCCCCGAGGTGACCCAGCACATGCAGCCGGGCGCGCTGCTGCTTGACCTGGGCAGCACCAAGCAAACGGTGTGCGCGGCGCTGGCGCTGACGCCGCCGGCGTTACAAGTGCTGGGCGGTCATCCGATGTGCGGCAAAGAAACGTCGGGACTGGAAGTGGCCGAGGCGACGCTGTATCAAGACAAGACCTTTGTGCTGTGCCCGCTGTCCCGCACCAGCCCGACCAGCCTGGCGACCGGCCTGGCGTTGATCGAAGCGCTGGGCGCGCGACCCCTCGTCATGGAGCCGGCCCGCCATGATCGCCTGGTGGCGACCATCAGCCATCTGCCTTATCTGTTGGCCGCCGCCCTGGTGAACCTGACCAGCCAGGTGGGCGCAGACGATGCCGAGGTATGGCAGGTGGCCGCCAGCGGTTTTCGGGACACCTCCCGCCTGGCCGGCAGCGACCCGGCCATGATGTTGGACATCTTGTTGACCAATCGGCCAGCCGTGCGCGCCGCGCTGGCAGCCTTCCGCCAGGAGCTGGAGCAACTGGACGCCTGGCTGGCCGACGACGACGAAACGGCCCTGCTGCACCGGCTGCAAGCGGCGCAGGCGCAGCGTCTCGCCTTTGCTCGGGGCCAGGTTGTGAGTGGGGGACAGGTTTAA
- the aroA gene encoding 3-phosphoshikimate 1-carboxyvinyltransferase has product MNSLTVQRSEALIGQVRVPGDKSISHRAVLFGSLADGVSRVRGFPRGGDCLATLECVRRLGIEIEEAGADELLIHGRGLHGWQEPSLPLDCVTSGTTMRLLAGLVAGAGIFAVLSGGPQLSRRPMGRVAEPLRKMGAIVLGRQRGTLPPLAIQGGNLRGIDYRLPIASAQVKSAILLAGLFTHDLTVVVEPGPSRDHTERMLRAMGAPVHTLGAKITSEAPTMPLQPLDLRVPADMSSAAFLLTAAVLVPGSVITLEDVVLNPTRRGLFDILRRMGADLRISEETEVCGEPVGHITARPGPLTATTVAGEMVVRAIDELPVLAVAATQAHGITTVRNAEELRVKETDRISTVVAELRKLGAHIEAQPDGFIVEGPTPLRGAVVDSHGDHRLAMALCIAGLLAHGETTIMDTECIADSFPGFERLLVKLGAEVS; this is encoded by the coding sequence ATGAACAGTTTGACCGTGCAGCGGTCGGAAGCGCTGATCGGGCAGGTGCGAGTACCCGGCGACAAATCCATTTCACATCGGGCCGTCCTGTTCGGCTCCCTGGCCGATGGCGTCAGCCGGGTGCGTGGCTTTCCGCGCGGGGGCGACTGCCTGGCGACCCTGGAGTGTGTGCGCCGTCTCGGCATCGAGATCGAAGAGGCCGGCGCGGACGAGCTGCTGATTCATGGCCGCGGGCTGCACGGCTGGCAGGAGCCATCCCTGCCGCTCGATTGCGTCACCTCCGGCACGACCATGCGCCTGTTGGCCGGGCTGGTGGCCGGCGCGGGCATCTTCGCGGTGCTCAGCGGCGGGCCGCAGCTCAGCCGGCGCCCCATGGGACGCGTGGCCGAACCGCTGCGCAAGATGGGCGCGATCGTGCTGGGTCGCCAACGCGGCACGCTGCCGCCGCTGGCGATTCAGGGCGGCAACCTGCGCGGTATTGACTACCGGCTGCCGATCGCCAGCGCCCAGGTCAAATCGGCGATCCTGCTGGCCGGCCTCTTCACACACGACCTGACGGTGGTGGTCGAACCTGGTCCCAGCCGCGATCACACCGAGCGCATGTTGCGCGCCATGGGCGCACCGGTGCATACCCTGGGCGCCAAAATCACCAGCGAAGCGCCCACAATGCCCTTGCAGCCGCTGGATCTGCGCGTGCCGGCCGACATGTCTTCGGCCGCGTTTCTGCTGACGGCTGCCGTCCTGGTGCCAGGATCAGTCATCACCCTGGAGGATGTGGTGCTCAACCCCACCCGCCGCGGGTTGTTCGACATCCTGCGCCGCATGGGCGCGGACCTGCGTATCAGCGAAGAGACGGAGGTCTGCGGCGAGCCGGTGGGGCACATCACCGCACGGCCTGGCCCGCTGACGGCAACCACCGTGGCGGGAGAAATGGTGGTGCGCGCCATTGACGAACTACCGGTGCTGGCGGTGGCCGCAACCCAGGCGCATGGCATCACCACCGTGCGCAACGCCGAAGAATTGCGCGTCAAGGAGACCGACCGCATCAGCACGGTGGTGGCCGAGCTGCGCAAGCTGGGCGCACACATCGAGGCGCAGCCTGACGGCTTCATCGTCGAAGGGCCAACCCCGCTGCGCGGCGCCGTGGTGGATTCGCACGGCGATCATCGTCTGGCGATGGCCCTGTGCATCGCCGGGCTGCTGGCGCACGGCGAAACCACCATCATGGACACGGAATGCATCGCGGACTCGTTCCCCGGCTTCGAGCGCCTGCTGGTCAAGCTGGGCGCCGAGGTGAGCTGA
- a CDS encoding shikimate dehydrogenase, which translates to MHNAALAALGLPWTYELLPTPPADLAAAVRRLRTEGFIGANVTVPHKQAVLALVDDLTPAARAMGAVNTLFWATPALQGENKAIGTDDGPMVKYGEMRVSRLLGDNTDGSGFIADLLAHGVQVIGQQVLVIGGGGAARAVVFALVAAGAAVTIVNRTLAHAETIAAIVTYHYPAASVSCARFPEALAPAAAGAGLIVNTTSVGMWPDEDAMPWDQALALRPDQIVYDLVYRPRLTTFLRHAQVGGARVIDGLGMLVQQGAAALTRWTGRPAPVAVMRAAAEAALAQH; encoded by the coding sequence ATGCACAACGCCGCCCTGGCCGCCTTGGGCCTGCCCTGGACCTACGAACTGCTGCCGACGCCGCCCGCTGACCTGGCGGCCGCCGTGCGCAGGCTGCGAACCGAGGGCTTCATCGGCGCCAACGTCACCGTGCCGCACAAGCAGGCGGTGCTGGCCCTGGTAGATGACCTGACGCCGGCGGCGCGGGCGATGGGCGCGGTCAACACCCTCTTTTGGGCCACGCCGGCGCTGCAAGGGGAAAACAAGGCTATTGGCACCGACGACGGGCCGATGGTAAAATACGGAGAGATGCGTGTCTCACGCCTGTTGGGAGACAACACCGACGGCAGCGGTTTCATCGCCGATTTGCTGGCGCACGGGGTCCAAGTGATCGGGCAGCAGGTGTTGGTAATTGGCGGAGGTGGCGCGGCGCGGGCCGTGGTCTTTGCCCTTGTGGCGGCCGGCGCAGCCGTGACCATCGTCAACCGCACGCTGGCGCACGCCGAAACCATTGCCGCAATCGTCACTTATCATTACCCGGCGGCGTCTGTATCCTGTGCGCGCTTCCCCGAGGCCCTGGCCCCCGCGGCCGCGGGCGCGGGGCTGATCGTCAACACCACCTCGGTGGGCATGTGGCCGGATGAGGATGCGATGCCCTGGGATCAGGCCTTGGCGCTGCGGCCTGACCAGATCGTGTATGACCTGGTTTACAGACCCCGCCTGACCACCTTCCTGCGCCATGCCCAGGTGGGCGGCGCACGCGTGATTGACGGTCTGGGCATGCTGGTGCAGCAGGGCGCCGCCGCCCTCACCCGCTGGACTGGCAGGCCGGCCCCGGTGGCTGTCATGCGTGCCGCGGCCGAAGCAGCCCTGGCGCAACATTGA
- a CDS encoding response regulator gives MALAGPNGLRQIASRIAGIYDSAGHLLGYARFSRDVTERMITEARLLSQQRSIAVLEERAQIGRDLHDHLGQIFGFLSLQSQTAAALLAAGKEEAGLIALEQLGEVAQEGHNQVREFILGMRSSLAAAPQDFWGNLQAYAVRLRQLYQMEVTLDLPPQPGLLLPPDKELHLLRIIQESLTNVRRHSGVEQARISFRQEGARMRVTIADAGRGFDARALLPDTARPLSDLGQPAGPSTADAGHFGLAGMAERAAALGGDLQIRSRPGEGTAIEISFPVGREGIGELAGPLKDLRVLLVDDQPIFLEGLHNLLTAYGLHVVGMAHDGLEAQALARSARPDVIVMDIHMPVCDGIEATITVTTTAYEQNTNGQCSLREAIINANDDSQSGSTDCTAGSGADVIELASSANYILDTIDNSANNRGGNGLPVITSQITINGNGSTIKRSSDANTPAFRIFYLYTADNLTLNNLSTGANLTLNNITISNGHPSTNWDGGGIRVQSGILNIANSTLSDNIADGTYDAHGGAIKMQSGTEVTITNSTITNNSAFSSGGGILNSGGTLNIVHSTIYGNRVLAAEPHGASEPRHTNRTRPAPPKQTRLYQ, from the coding sequence ATGGCGCTGGCCGGCCCCAACGGCCTCCGCCAGATCGCCTCCCGCATCGCCGGCATCTACGACAGCGCCGGCCATCTGCTGGGCTATGCCCGCTTCAGCCGGGACGTCACAGAGCGCATGATCACCGAGGCCCGGCTGCTCAGCCAGCAGCGCTCGATCGCGGTGCTGGAGGAGCGGGCGCAGATCGGCCGGGATCTCCACGACCACCTGGGGCAGATCTTTGGCTTTCTCAGCCTGCAAAGCCAAACCGCCGCCGCCCTCCTGGCCGCGGGCAAGGAAGAGGCCGGCCTCATCGCCCTGGAACAGTTGGGCGAAGTGGCCCAAGAAGGCCACAACCAGGTCCGGGAGTTCATCCTGGGCATGCGCAGCAGCCTGGCTGCGGCGCCCCAGGACTTCTGGGGCAATCTGCAAGCCTACGCCGTCCGTCTGCGCCAGCTCTACCAGATGGAGGTGACGCTGGATCTGCCGCCCCAGCCCGGTCTGCTGCTGCCGCCGGACAAGGAGCTGCACCTGCTGCGCATCATCCAGGAGAGCCTGACCAACGTCCGGCGGCACAGCGGCGTGGAGCAGGCCCGGATCAGCTTCCGCCAGGAGGGGGCGCGGATGCGCGTGACCATCGCCGACGCGGGGCGGGGCTTCGACGCCCGGGCGCTTCTCCCCGACACGGCCCGGCCGCTCTCCGACCTGGGTCAGCCCGCGGGACCGTCCACTGCGGACGCGGGACATTTCGGCTTGGCGGGCATGGCCGAGCGCGCCGCGGCCCTGGGCGGCGACCTGCAAATCCGCAGCCGGCCGGGGGAGGGCACGGCCATCGAAATCAGCTTCCCGGTGGGGCGGGAGGGAATCGGGGAGCTGGCTGGCCCCCTCAAAGACCTGCGGGTGCTGCTGGTGGACGACCAACCCATCTTTTTGGAGGGTCTCCACAATCTGCTGACCGCCTATGGCCTGCACGTGGTGGGCATGGCTCATGACGGTCTGGAGGCCCAAGCCCTGGCCCGCAGCGCCCGCCCGGACGTGATCGTGATGGACATCCACATGCCGGTCTGCGACGGCATCGAGGCCACCATCACCGTTACCACCACCGCATACGAACAAAACACCAACGGCCAATGCTCCCTGCGGGAAGCCATCATTAATGCCAACGACGATAGCCAATCCGGTTCGACGGACTGCACCGCCGGCAGCGGGGCCGACGTCATCGAACTGGCTTCCAGTGCAAACTACATACTGGATACCATTGACAACTCCGCCAACAACAGGGGCGGCAACGGCCTGCCCGTTATCACCAGCCAGATCACCATCAACGGCAATGGTTCCACCATCAAACGCAGCAGTGATGCGAACACACCTGCGTTCCGCATCTTCTATTTGTACACTGCCGACAATCTGACGCTCAACAACTTGTCCACTGGCGCCAATCTGACGCTCAACAACATCACCATCTCGAATGGGCATCCTTCCACCAATTGGGATGGCGGCGGCATTAGGGTACAGAGCGGTATTTTGAATATTGCCAACAGTACCCTCTCTGACAACATCGCTGACGGAACCTACGACGCTCACGGCGGCGCCATCAAGATGCAATCCGGCACCGAAGTGACTATCACCAACAGCACCATTACTAACAACAGTGCTTTTAGCAGTGGTGGGGGGATCCTTAACAGCGGCGGCACGTTGAACATTGTTCACAGCACTATTTATGGCAATCGCGTGCTGGCCGCCGAGCCACACGGGGCATCAGAACCGCGGCACACAAATAGAACACGACCCGCCCCGCCGAAACAAACCCGTCTTTACCAGTAG
- a CDS encoding acetate--CoA ligase family protein has product MSPFSSPAQDLMPFFRPRGVAVVGASRNPAKLSYAVLRNLATGAHRFPGPVYPINPQANEILGLPCYPSLAAAPDPLDLAVLVIPAAAVLAAVEACGQRGIKAIVLISGGFRETGPQGAAHEEDVVALARRYGMRLVGPNGIGIMDTHTPLNTTFVKDMPPSGHIAFLSQSGALCGGIIDWAIRRGIAFSRLLSIGNQADVSETEWLSFLAADDNSQVIALYLEDIKGGPAFVHALRAAAAVKPVLALKAGRTASGQAATASHTGALAGAHVAFHAACLQTGVIEAPTIQALFHGALALTYQPLPAGNRFAILTNAGGPAALAADELEAAGLHLARTGPAAQLALRQAVGPEAQVAGPVDLLGGAEAADYRRALEVMLADPDCDGVLVILVPQALVDAVAVVEAIAASAAAQPGKPLLACLMGAASLDAANRAAHAARIPAYVFPDQTVSAAGVLWQRAAWLARPPATQPTGLRVVTADEAALRRLAFQAATAGGQQVLDAAASEALLAAYGLAVAATGLATTTDEAAQMAQAIGFPVALKLISPDILHKTDVGGVLLDVRDAAAARAGFEALIARARASQPRAHVRGVLIQKMLIGGQEVIIGVQRDPTFGPLVMFGLGGIYVEALADVSFRLAPLTQQDAEEMIAEVRGARLLDGLRGQPPADRAALVDALLRVGQMAVDHPQISELDINPLLVMPAGQGAIAVDARIILA; this is encoded by the coding sequence GTGTCGCCATTCTCTTCGCCCGCCCAGGACCTCATGCCCTTCTTTCGCCCCCGTGGGGTGGCGGTGGTGGGCGCCAGCCGCAACCCGGCCAAGCTCAGCTACGCCGTGCTCCGCAACCTGGCCACGGGCGCACACCGCTTCCCCGGCCCGGTCTACCCCATCAACCCGCAGGCCAACGAAATCCTCGGCCTGCCCTGTTACCCCAGCCTGGCCGCCGCGCCCGACCCGCTTGATCTGGCGGTGCTGGTCATCCCCGCCGCCGCGGTGCTTGCGGCCGTCGAAGCCTGCGGTCAACGCGGCATCAAGGCCATCGTCCTCATCTCCGGCGGCTTCCGCGAGACAGGCCCGCAGGGCGCCGCGCACGAGGAAGATGTGGTGGCCCTGGCGCGGCGCTACGGCATGCGCCTGGTCGGCCCCAACGGCATCGGCATCATGGACACGCACACCCCGCTCAACACCACCTTCGTCAAGGACATGCCGCCCTCCGGCCACATCGCCTTCTTGTCCCAATCGGGCGCGCTCTGCGGCGGCATCATTGACTGGGCCATTCGGCGCGGCATCGCCTTCAGCCGCCTGCTCAGTATCGGCAATCAGGCCGATGTCAGCGAAACCGAGTGGCTGTCCTTCCTGGCCGCGGACGACAACAGCCAGGTTATCGCCCTCTACCTGGAAGATATCAAGGGCGGCCCTGCCTTCGTGCATGCCCTCCGTGCGGCCGCGGCCGTCAAGCCGGTGTTGGCGCTCAAGGCCGGCCGCACCGCCAGCGGACAGGCTGCCACCGCCTCGCACACGGGTGCGCTGGCCGGCGCGCATGTGGCTTTTCACGCCGCCTGTCTGCAGACCGGCGTCATCGAGGCGCCCACCATTCAAGCCCTGTTCCATGGTGCGCTGGCGTTGACTTACCAACCGCTCCCGGCCGGCAACCGCTTTGCCATCCTCACCAACGCCGGCGGCCCGGCCGCGCTGGCCGCAGATGAACTGGAAGCCGCGGGCCTGCACCTGGCGCGCACCGGCCCCGCCGCGCAGCTTGCCTTGCGCCAGGCCGTTGGCCCCGAAGCCCAGGTGGCCGGCCCGGTGGATCTGCTCGGCGGCGCGGAGGCGGCAGACTATCGCCGCGCCCTGGAGGTGATGCTCGCCGACCCGGACTGCGATGGCGTGCTCGTGATCCTGGTGCCGCAGGCCCTGGTGGATGCCGTGGCCGTGGTCGAGGCCATCGCCGCGTCCGCCGCCGCGCAGCCGGGCAAACCACTGCTCGCCTGCCTGATGGGCGCTGCCAGCCTGGACGCGGCCAATCGAGCCGCGCACGCCGCGCGCATCCCGGCCTATGTCTTCCCCGACCAGACCGTGTCCGCGGCCGGCGTGCTTTGGCAACGCGCGGCTTGGCTGGCGCGCCCACCTGCAACGCAACCCACCGGATTGCGCGTAGTCACCGCCGACGAGGCTGCCCTCCGACGCCTGGCATTCCAGGCGGCGACGGCGGGCGGTCAGCAGGTTCTCGATGCGGCCGCCAGTGAAGCGCTGCTGGCCGCGTATGGCCTGGCCGTGGCGGCCACCGGCCTGGCAACTACGACCGACGAGGCGGCGCAGATGGCGCAGGCGATCGGTTTTCCGGTGGCGCTCAAGCTGATCAGCCCAGACATCCTGCACAAGACCGATGTGGGCGGCGTACTCCTGGACGTGCGCGACGCGGCTGCCGCCCGCGCCGGCTTCGAGGCGCTCATCGCCCGTGCGCGCGCCAGCCAGCCCCGCGCGCACGTGCGCGGCGTCCTCATCCAAAAGATGCTGATCGGCGGGCAGGAGGTCATCATCGGCGTGCAGCGTGACCCCACCTTCGGCCCGCTCGTCATGTTCGGCCTGGGCGGCATCTACGTCGAAGCGCTGGCCGACGTCAGCTTTCGCCTGGCGCCCCTCACGCAGCAGGACGCCGAGGAGATGATCGCCGAGGTACGCGGCGCGCGCCTGCTCGACGGCCTGCGCGGTCAGCCGCCGGCCGACCGCGCCGCGCTGGTGGATGCCCTGCTGCGCGTCGGGCAGATGGCCGTGGATCATCCGCAGATCAGCGAACTGGACATCAACCCGCTGCTGGTCATGCCCGCCGGTCAGGGCGCCATCGCCGTGGACGCGCGCATCATCCTGGCTTGA
- a CDS encoding dihydrofolate reductase family protein, with protein sequence MKTLIAEFISLDGVVQAPGGASEDTDGGFSHGGWSMKYFDPAIMGGMYAELAAKSDALLQGRRTYQVSAAAWPSRSGDPFTDWINRVQKYVVSDTLTEKDATWNPTTIIRGADFLRTVSELRARPGGYIYVYGSATMVRSLLAADLVDELLLTIEPIVLGGGKTIFAENGKTLPFALESTAKASTGAQVCRYVRAQ encoded by the coding sequence ATGAAAACGCTCATCGCAGAGTTCATCAGCCTCGACGGTGTCGTACAAGCTCCAGGGGGAGCTAGCGAGGACACCGACGGCGGCTTCAGTCATGGCGGATGGTCAATGAAATACTTTGACCCGGCGATTATGGGCGGCATGTACGCCGAACTCGCTGCAAAGAGTGACGCGCTCTTGCAAGGACGCCGTACCTATCAGGTCTCGGCCGCTGCATGGCCCAGTCGCTCAGGAGATCCATTCACCGATTGGATCAATCGCGTCCAGAAGTACGTGGTTTCCGATACGCTCACCGAGAAAGATGCGACATGGAACCCCACCACGATCATTCGTGGCGCCGACTTCTTGAGGACGGTGTCTGAACTACGCGCGCGGCCGGGCGGCTACATCTACGTGTATGGTAGCGCGACCATGGTCCGATCGTTGCTCGCCGCTGATCTTGTTGATGAGTTGCTGCTCACGATCGAACCGATCGTTCTCGGGGGCGGAAAAACGATCTTCGCTGAGAACGGAAAGACACTACCCTTCGCGCTGGAGTCGACAGCCAAAGCCAGCACGGGCGCGCAGGTTTGCCGATATGTGCGCGCACAGTAA
- a CDS encoding 6-bladed beta-propeller — protein sequence MNSKTIISITVLILGMASLTSACFPGQISTPSTPTLKPTAPFTAIPTNTPAPSPTPTKAAAVELVQSITAGPDPLRLPTDLAFDGQGNFYVIDSYNQRIVKFDPDGNFLTTWGNEGTEAGQFDFLDGVDGYGGVAADSQGNVYVADTLNYRIQKFTSDGQFLNQWGSHGTEDGQFLYPEGLLIDAQGNLYVGDEERSDIQKFDNTGQFLLKWGSSGQADGQFAYPTHLAMDGDGKIYVADNRNDRIQKFDNEGHFLLKWGGPGIGDGEFSRPYGVAVDPNGNVYVTEYKGDRIQKFDPEGHFILKWGDSGDGELELREPSNLQVRPDGRIYVVDYLNNRIQVFRETAP from the coding sequence ATGAACAGCAAAACAATCATCAGTATCACGGTTCTTATATTGGGCATGGCCAGTCTCACGAGTGCTTGCTTCCCTGGCCAGATTTCAACGCCCTCAACGCCCACTCTCAAACCAACAGCACCCTTTACCGCTATTCCAACAAACACCCCTGCCCCCTCGCCAACACCAACTAAGGCAGCAGCGGTTGAACTTGTTCAAAGCATTACGGCAGGCCCTGACCCGCTCCGCCTGCCCACAGATCTTGCTTTCGATGGGCAAGGAAACTTCTATGTAATAGACAGCTACAACCAGCGCATTGTCAAATTCGACCCGGACGGCAATTTCCTCACCACATGGGGCAATGAAGGAACAGAGGCAGGCCAATTCGACTTCCTGGATGGCGTAGATGGGTACGGAGGTGTGGCCGCCGATTCCCAGGGAAATGTTTACGTCGCGGATACCTTGAACTACCGCATACAGAAGTTCACCAGTGACGGTCAGTTCCTCAACCAATGGGGGAGTCATGGCACGGAGGATGGGCAATTCCTGTACCCTGAGGGGTTGCTCATCGATGCGCAGGGAAATCTTTACGTCGGCGACGAAGAACGATCGGATATTCAGAAATTCGACAACACAGGCCAGTTCCTGCTCAAATGGGGCAGTAGTGGCCAGGCTGATGGGCAGTTCGCTTATCCAACTCATCTGGCTATGGATGGGGATGGTAAGATCTATGTCGCGGACAACCGCAACGACCGTATTCAGAAGTTCGATAACGAAGGTCATTTTCTACTCAAGTGGGGCGGACCCGGCATAGGTGATGGGGAGTTCAGCCGTCCATACGGCGTGGCAGTGGACCCGAACGGCAATGTATATGTGACAGAATACAAGGGCGACCGTATTCAGAAATTCGATCCGGAGGGACACTTTATACTGAAGTGGGGTGACAGCGGCGATGGCGAGTTGGAATTGCGTGAGCCGAGTAACCTCCAGGTTCGCCCAGACGGAAGGATTTACGTTGTTGATTATCTTAACAATCGTATCCAGGTATTTCGGGAGACAGCACCTTAG
- a CDS encoding nuclear transport factor 2 family protein, whose amino-acid sequence MKNNSAIPSVPQATPEDIQAITEASRDYAEGWFTANAEQMRRSLHPQLVKRTIWHDLQTGTWQPSNSHDAESMVGITRDGGGSALPESEKAFEIVVLDVFRDIATVKVYSYPYMDYLHLVKINDRWSILNCLYEVRVGEQIFA is encoded by the coding sequence ATGAAAAATAATTCTGCAATACCTTCTGTCCCACAAGCAACCCCCGAAGACATCCAAGCTATCACCGAAGCCAGTCGCGATTACGCTGAAGGCTGGTTCACTGCTAATGCAGAACAAATGCGGCGCAGTTTGCATCCTCAACTTGTGAAACGTACAATTTGGCACGACCTGCAAACGGGTACCTGGCAACCAAGTAATTCTCACGATGCTGAGTCAATGGTTGGTATTACTCGTGATGGAGGCGGCAGTGCCTTGCCAGAGTCTGAGAAAGCATTTGAAATCGTAGTTCTTGATGTCTTCCGTGATATTGCAACCGTAAAAGTTTACTCATATCCATACATGGATTATCTCCATCTCGTCAAGATCAATGATCGCTGGTCTATCTTAAACTGTCTATATGAAGTGCGGGTTGGAGAGCAAATATTTGCATAG
- a CDS encoding class I SAM-dependent methyltransferase — MDDYLNSNRQLWNKWTPLHEQSLAYKVAEFKSGGSTLRPVEHNELKNVAGKTLLHLQCHFGLDTLSWAREGADVVGVDLSDESINLARSLSSELDIPATFICSELLDLPNVLTRQFDIVFTSYGVLNWLSDLKGWADVIAHFLKPDGIFYIVEFHPFSNIFDSDSPELKVANEYFFSEEPFRFEMQGSYAAETNETVYGYNWKHSLSDIFNALIGAGLQIESFNEFPFTLRERISGMVQGEDGLWRLTKQNGMVPLLFSLQARKAN, encoded by the coding sequence ATGGATGATTACTTGAATTCAAATCGGCAACTGTGGAATAAGTGGACACCTTTACATGAACAGTCACTCGCTTATAAGGTGGCAGAATTCAAATCTGGCGGTAGCACACTCCGACCAGTAGAGCATAATGAACTGAAAAATGTTGCAGGCAAGACATTGCTCCATTTGCAATGTCACTTTGGACTTGACACTCTCTCTTGGGCGCGTGAAGGTGCTGATGTAGTTGGGGTAGATTTATCCGATGAATCTATTAACTTGGCACGCTCTTTGAGTTCTGAACTTGACATCCCCGCTACTTTTATCTGTTCTGAACTGCTAGACTTGCCCAATGTACTTACAAGACAATTCGACATCGTCTTTACTTCGTATGGAGTGCTAAATTGGCTCAGCGACTTAAAAGGCTGGGCAGATGTCATTGCCCACTTTCTCAAGCCAGACGGCATATTTTATATTGTCGAATTTCATCCCTTCTCCAATATATTTGACTCAGATTCACCTGAACTTAAAGTAGCAAACGAATATTTCTTCTCAGAAGAACCTTTCCGTTTCGAAATGCAAGGCTCTTATGCCGCCGAAACTAATGAGACAGTTTATGGTTACAACTGGAAACACAGTCTCAGTGATATTTTCAATGCACTCATTGGCGCAGGGTTACAAATAGAATCTTTCAATGAATTTCCTTTTACATTGCGTGAAAGAATTTCTGGCATGGTACAAGGCGAAGATGGCTTATGGCGATTGACGAAACAAAATGGAATGGTCCCCCTTTTGTTTTCGCTCCAAGCGCGAAAGGCAAACTGA
- a CDS encoding NAD(P)-binding domain-containing protein, translating to MQIGILGTGIVGQTLGLKLVQLGHSVMIGTRDPSNLDEPKGRGPDAHALRDWLTLTESRASVVTFRDAAAYGELVINALSGMVSLDVLQAVGKENLDGKTLMDVSNPIDFSRGFPLTLFVKDTDSLGEIIQRSFPNARVVKTLNAMTAALMVNPKLVGNGDHTVFLSGNDIKAKMQVAELLHEFGWDDILDLGDISTARGTEMMLSIGHAVMQALSPAEIAFKVVR from the coding sequence ATGCAAATTGGAATTCTGGGTACTGGTATCGTTGGTCAAACATTAGGTCTCAAACTTGTTCAACTTGGTCATTCTGTTATGATAGGCACTCGCGATCCTTCTAATCTCGACGAGCCTAAGGGGCGGGGTCCTGATGCACACGCTTTGCGTGACTGGCTTACTTTAACGGAATCACGGGCTAGTGTTGTTACGTTTCGTGATGCGGCAGCCTACGGGGAACTTGTCATCAATGCTCTCAGCGGTATGGTGAGCCTAGATGTACTTCAGGCTGTAGGAAAAGAGAATCTAGATGGCAAAACACTTATGGATGTTTCCAACCCCATTGATTTTAGTCGCGGTTTTCCACTAACCTTATTTGTCAAAGATACTGATTCACTCGGCGAAATCATCCAAAGATCATTCCCAAATGCGCGAGTTGTCAAAACTCTAAATGCCATGACAGCAGCACTAATGGTAAACCCTAAGTTGGTAGGAAATGGCGACCATACTGTGTTTCTATCTGGAAATGATATAAAAGCGAAAATGCAAGTAGCTGAATTGCTACATGAGTTTGGTTGGGATGACATTCTGGACTTAGGTGATATTTCCACAGCAAGAGGCACAGAGATGATGTTGTCGATTGGACATGCAGTTATGCAAGCTCTTAGCCCAGCAGAGATTGCTTTTAAGGTGGTTCGTTAG